In Fusobacterium hwasookii, a single window of DNA contains:
- the dnaN gene encoding DNA polymerase III subunit beta: protein MKFSINRQKTIEIIGEYSNILKDNPVKPSLAGLFIQAKNNQVVFKGANTEIELIKYANCEIESEGQVLIKPALLLEYIKLVEGENINFEKKDGYLIVNNAEFSILDDNTYPELTEIIPAIITTENTVKFTMSLEKVKFLTNSSGSIDTLFNSIKMIFKDNILELVSTDSFRLIYMKKELTNFIEKDILVPGDSIAVLYKIFKDLDEDFSLATTDDRLVVTWKDAYFSCKLLSLTFPDFRPLINNSNHDKKFEFNKDDLNSSLKKVISVTKNSSDSKNVATFNFKGNQLVISGVSSNAKINQKVNMIKAGEDLKLGMNCKYIKEFIDNVDKNIIIEATNSSSMLKIMEEGNESYIYLVMPVNIRV, encoded by the coding sequence ATGAAATTTTCTATAAATAGACAAAAAACAATAGAAATAATTGGAGAATACTCAAATATTTTAAAGGATAATCCTGTTAAGCCAAGTCTAGCAGGTCTATTTATACAAGCAAAAAATAATCAGGTTGTATTTAAGGGAGCTAATACTGAAATTGAGCTTATAAAATATGCAAACTGTGAAATTGAAAGTGAAGGACAAGTTTTGATAAAACCTGCTTTACTTTTAGAATATATCAAATTAGTTGAAGGAGAAAATATTAACTTTGAAAAGAAAGATGGTTATTTAATTGTAAATAATGCTGAATTTTCAATATTAGATGATAATACTTATCCTGAACTAACTGAAATTATTCCAGCAATTATTACAACTGAAAATACTGTAAAATTTACTATGTCACTTGAAAAAGTAAAATTTCTTACTAATTCATCTGGAAGTATAGACACTTTATTTAATTCAATAAAAATGATATTTAAAGATAATATTTTAGAGCTTGTTTCAACAGATTCATTTAGACTTATATATATGAAAAAAGAGCTTACAAATTTTATAGAAAAGGATATCTTAGTTCCAGGAGATAGTATAGCTGTTTTATATAAGATATTTAAAGATTTAGATGAAGATTTTTCTCTTGCAACAACTGATGATAGATTGGTTGTAACTTGGAAAGATGCATATTTTAGTTGTAAACTTTTATCTTTAACTTTCCCAGATTTTAGACCTCTTATTAATAACTCAAATCATGATAAAAAATTTGAATTTAATAAAGATGATTTGAATTCTTCACTTAAAAAGGTTATATCTGTAACTAAAAATAGTAGTGATTCTAAAAATGTTGCTACATTCAACTTTAAAGGAAATCAACTTGTTATAAGTGGTGTTTCCTCTAATGCCAAAATTAATCAAAAAGTTAATATGATTAAAGCAGGTGAAGATTTAAAATTGGGAATGAATTGTAAATATATAAAAGAGTTTATTGATAATGTAGATAAAAATATTATTATAGAAGCAACTAATTCAAGTTCTATGTTAAAAATAATGGAAGAAGGAAATGAAAGTTATATTTATTTAGTTATGCCTGTGAATATTAGGGTTTAG
- a CDS encoding MalY/PatB family protein gives MKYDFTTRVNRKGQGSFKWEDMYAKKPNVADGIVPLSVADMEFKNAPEIIEGLKNYLDQVVLGYTMANKEYKKAVCNWMKKRHNFEIQEDWIINTAGVVPAFFSAIQEFTKEGDGVIIMTPVYYPFFNAINLQGRKLIDCPLIEKDGMYYIDYDLFDKLSQVSKNKVLLFCSPHNPVGRVWTKEELKKLSDIILKNEVLLLSDEVHFDIIMPNKKHTVFQTIDDKLAERTITFTAPSKTFNLAGMGMSNTIIKNKELHDKFINSLNRTCSIPFTALGYKSCEIAYTQCEEWLKECLEVIYKNQQLIVEFFEKNYPEIKVIKNEGTYLLWVDFRALNMEPEDLEKFMINEASIFLDEGYIFGENGKGFERFNLAAPTSVIKETLQRLDKALKKLKNN, from the coding sequence ATGAAATATGATTTCACTACAAGAGTAAATAGAAAAGGGCAAGGTTCATTTAAATGGGAGGATATGTATGCTAAAAAACCTAATGTAGCTGATGGAATTGTACCACTTTCTGTTGCTGATATGGAATTTAAAAATGCTCCTGAAATTATTGAAGGTTTAAAAAATTACTTAGATCAAGTAGTTTTAGGATATACAATGGCAAATAAAGAATATAAAAAAGCTGTATGTAATTGGATGAAAAAAAGACATAATTTTGAAATTCAAGAAGACTGGATAATTAATACTGCTGGGGTTGTACCTGCGTTTTTTAGTGCAATACAAGAATTTACAAAAGAAGGTGATGGGGTTATTATTATGACACCTGTCTATTATCCTTTCTTTAATGCAATAAACTTACAAGGTAGAAAATTAATAGATTGTCCTCTTATAGAAAAAGATGGTATGTATTATATTGATTATGATTTATTTGATAAATTATCTCAAGTTTCTAAAAATAAAGTTTTATTATTCTGCTCACCACATAATCCAGTTGGTAGAGTTTGGACAAAAGAAGAACTAAAAAAATTATCTGATATAATTCTAAAAAATGAAGTTTTACTTCTTTCTGATGAAGTACATTTTGATATAATTATGCCTAATAAAAAACACACAGTTTTTCAAACAATTGATGATAAATTAGCTGAAAGAACTATAACATTTACAGCTCCTTCAAAGACTTTTAATTTAGCTGGAATGGGGATGAGTAATACTATTATAAAAAATAAAGAACTTCATGATAAATTTATTAATTCTTTGAATAGAACTTGTTCTATCCCATTTACTGCATTAGGTTATAAATCATGTGAGATAGCCTACACTCAATGTGAAGAATGGTTAAAAGAATGTCTTGAAGTTATTTATAAAAATCAACAACTTATAGTTGAGTTCTTTGAAAAAAATTATCCTGAAATTAAAGTCATAAAAAATGAAGGAACTTATTTATTATGGGTAGATTTTAGGGCTTTAAATATGGAACCTGAGGATTTAGAAAAATTTATGATAAATGAAGCTAGTATATTCCTTGATGAAGGATACATATTTGGTGAAAATGGAAAAGGTTTTGAAAGATTTAATCTTGCTGCTCCTACTTCTGTTATAAAAGAAACTCTTCAAAGATTGGATAAAGCTTTAAAAAAATTAAAAAATAATTAA
- a CDS encoding extracellular solute-binding protein, translating to MKKIFLLFLATIMLVSCGDNKDENTLYVYSWADYIPQFVYSDFEKETGIRVVEDIYSSNEEMYTKIKAGGEGYDIIMPSSDYYQIMMKEDMLAKLDKSQLENVKNIDDAYMAKLREMDPENDYGVPYMRGITCIAVNTKFVKDYPKDYTIYDREDLAGRMTLLDDMREVFVPALALNGYKQDADSTEAMEKAKSTILNWKKNIAKFDAESYGKGFANGDFWVVQGYPDNIYRELSEEDRKNVDFIVPPGDQGYSSIDSFVVLKDSKNLENAIKFINYIHRPDVYAKISDFIEIPSINTGADKLVTKKPLYDVEKTKDAQLLIDIGDKLNIQNKYWQEILIAK from the coding sequence ATGAAAAAAATATTTTTATTATTTTTAGCAACTATAATGCTAGTTTCTTGTGGGGATAATAAAGATGAAAATACTTTGTATGTATATAGTTGGGCTGACTATATTCCACAATTTGTATATTCTGATTTTGAGAAGGAAACTGGAATAAGAGTAGTTGAAGATATTTATTCTTCTAATGAAGAAATGTACACTAAAATAAAAGCTGGTGGAGAAGGATATGATATTATTATGCCTTCTAGTGATTATTATCAAATAATGATGAAAGAAGATATGCTTGCAAAGTTAGATAAATCTCAATTAGAAAATGTAAAAAATATTGATGATGCTTATATGGCAAAATTAAGAGAGATGGATCCAGAAAATGACTATGGAGTTCCTTATATGAGAGGAATCACTTGTATAGCAGTAAATACAAAGTTTGTAAAAGATTATCCAAAAGATTACACTATTTATGATAGAGAAGATTTAGCTGGAAGAATGACACTTTTAGATGATATGAGAGAAGTATTTGTGCCTGCACTAGCTCTAAATGGTTATAAACAAGATGCTGATTCAACAGAAGCTATGGAAAAAGCAAAATCTACTATTCTAAATTGGAAGAAAAATATTGCAAAATTTGATGCTGAATCTTATGGAAAAGGATTTGCTAATGGAGATTTCTGGGTAGTTCAAGGATATCCAGATAATATTTATAGAGAACTTTCAGAAGAAGATAGAAAAAATGTAGATTTTATTGTTCCACCTGGTGACCAAGGATATTCTTCAATAGATTCATTTGTAGTTTTAAAAGATTCTAAAAATCTTGAAAATGCTATAAAATTTATAAACTATATTCACAGACCAGATGTATATGCTAAAATTTCAGATTTTATTGAAATTCCTAGTATAAATACTGGTGCAGATAAACTTGTAACTAAAAAACCTTTATATGATGTTGAAAAAACAAAGGATGCTCAACTTCTAATAGATATTGGAGATAAATTAAATATCCAAAATAAATATTGGCAAGAAATTTTAATAGCAAAATAA
- a CDS encoding subtype B tannase produces MKKLKFLMLFCLFGSMISAAQKTTKTKKNEYDLKFNLNKYVSKETEINGQKIKYRAYENIVYVKNPIDKEYQNMNIYIPEEYFNNLSIGSYDSKNAPIFFPNTVGGYMPGKADTVGLGRDGKANSLTYALSKGYVVAAPGARGRTLTDGKGNYTGKAPAAIVDLKAAVRYLYFNDEVMPGDANKIVSNGTSAGGALSALLGATGNSQDYLPYLQEIGAADTRDDIFAVSAYCPITNLENADTAYEWMYNGVNSYSRMEITRNTSAEEYNDRSLTRSTVQGNLTEDEIKISNKLKTLFPAYLNSLKLRDDAGNLLSLDKNGNGSFKTYLSIIIRNSANKALKEGKDISQFKKAFTIENNKVVAVDLDIYTHIGDRMKSPPAFDSLDASSGENNLFGDRKSDNKHFTRFSFDINNKVAIEYFSSGKFNDKNNKIVVPKMADKNIIKMMNPMYYIDSNTSTKYWRIRHGAIDKDTSLAIPAILALKLKNSGKVVNFASPWGQGHGGDYDLEELFNWFDNILKNN; encoded by the coding sequence ATGAAAAAATTAAAATTTTTAATGTTATTTTGTCTATTTGGTTCTATGATATCTGCAGCTCAAAAAACTACAAAAACTAAAAAAAATGAGTATGATTTAAAATTTAACCTTAATAAATATGTTTCAAAAGAAACTGAAATTAATGGACAAAAAATAAAATATCGTGCTTATGAAAATATTGTTTATGTAAAAAATCCTATTGATAAAGAATATCAAAATATGAATATTTATATTCCAGAAGAATATTTTAACAATTTATCTATTGGAAGTTATGACAGTAAAAATGCTCCTATATTTTTCCCTAATACTGTTGGAGGATATATGCCAGGAAAAGCTGATACTGTTGGGCTTGGTAGAGATGGAAAAGCAAACTCTCTCACTTATGCCTTATCAAAAGGTTATGTAGTTGCAGCTCCTGGTGCTAGAGGTAGAACTTTAACAGATGGTAAAGGTAACTATACTGGAAAAGCTCCTGCTGCAATAGTTGATTTAAAAGCAGCAGTTAGATATCTATATTTTAATGATGAAGTTATGCCAGGAGATGCCAATAAAATAGTTTCAAATGGTACAAGTGCTGGTGGAGCACTATCAGCTCTTTTAGGTGCAACAGGAAACTCACAAGATTATCTTCCATATTTACAAGAAATTGGGGCAGCTGATACAAGAGATGATATTTTTGCAGTTTCTGCTTATTGTCCAATTACAAATTTGGAAAATGCTGATACTGCTTATGAATGGATGTATAATGGAGTTAACTCTTATTCAAGAATGGAAATTACTAGAAATACTTCTGCTGAAGAATATAATGATAGAAGTTTAACTCGTTCAACTGTTCAAGGAAATCTAACAGAAGATGAAATAAAAATATCTAATAAATTAAAAACTTTATTTCCAGCTTATTTAAATAGTTTGAAGTTAAGAGATGATGCTGGAAATTTATTAAGTCTTGATAAAAATGGAAATGGAAGTTTTAAAACTTATCTTTCAATTATAATTAGAAATTCTGCCAATAAAGCTTTAAAAGAAGGAAAAGATATCAGTCAATTTAAAAAAGCCTTCACTATTGAAAATAATAAGGTTGTAGCTGTTGACTTAGATATATATACTCATATTGGAGACAGAATGAAATCACCACCTGCTTTTGATAGTTTAGATGCAAGCTCTGGTGAAAATAATTTATTTGGAGATAGAAAATCTGATAATAAACATTTTACAAGATTTTCTTTTGATATAAATAATAAAGTTGCTATTGAATATTTTAGCAGTGGTAAGTTTAATGATAAAAATAATAAAATAGTGGTTCCTAAAATGGCAGATAAAAATATAATAAAAATGATGAATCCAATGTATTATATTGATAGTAACACTTCAACTAAATATTGGAGAATAAGACACGGGGCAATAGATAAAGATACATCACTTGCTATCCCAGCAATATTAGCTTTAAAATTAAAAAATTCTGGAAAAGTTGTAAATTTTGCTTCTCCTTGGGGACAAGGACATGGTGGAGATTATGATTTAGAAGAATTATTTAATTGGTTTGATAATATTCTAAAAAATAATTAA
- a CDS encoding mechanosensitive ion channel family protein, whose protein sequence is MNGTFYEKMLENLLVNLEHYLPMLAGRIVAFLVITFIWPKLTKFLIKTLEKALLLRNNDPLLISFLKSLIKTVMYIILGFILVGILGVRATSLVTILGTAGVAVGLALQGSLSNLASGILILFFKQVSKGDFVSSLDKNIEGTVQSIHILYTIIQQPNGPIIIVPNSQIANASIINYSKNPFRRLDLIYSASYDVPVDKVISVLHQVIENEPRIIKNDPDRPITISLNKQNSSSLDYMFRAWVKKEDYIDTMLDCNINVKKFFDKNGIEIPYNKLDLYMKNTPNTDSNK, encoded by the coding sequence ATGAATGGTACTTTTTATGAAAAAATGTTAGAAAATTTATTGGTAAACTTAGAGCATTATTTACCAATGCTTGCTGGAAGAATAGTTGCTTTTTTAGTAATAACTTTTATATGGCCAAAATTAACAAAATTTTTAATTAAAACTTTAGAGAAAGCTTTATTATTGCGAAATAATGATCCTTTACTTATATCTTTTTTAAAATCTTTAATAAAAACAGTTATGTATATTATTTTAGGTTTTATATTAGTTGGAATTCTTGGTGTAAGAGCTACATCACTTGTAACAATTTTAGGTACTGCTGGTGTTGCAGTAGGTTTAGCATTACAAGGAAGTTTATCTAATCTTGCAAGTGGGATTTTAATTTTGTTTTTTAAGCAAGTATCTAAGGGGGATTTTGTTTCAAGTCTAGATAAAAACATTGAAGGAACTGTCCAAAGTATACACATACTATATACAATTATTCAACAACCTAATGGACCTATAATTATTGTTCCAAATAGTCAAATAGCTAATGCATCTATTATTAACTATTCAAAAAATCCATTTAGAAGGCTTGATTTAATTTATTCAGCTTCTTATGATGTTCCAGTAGATAAGGTTATTTCTGTTTTACATCAAGTAATTGAAAATGAACCAAGAATTATAAAGAATGATCCTGATAGACCTATTACTATAAGTCTTAATAAACAAAATAGTAGTTCACTTGACTATATGTTTAGAGCTTGGGTAAAAAAAGAAGATTATATTGACACAATGTTAGATTGTAATATTAATGTTAAAAAATTCTTTGATAAAAATGGAATTGAAATTCCTTATAATAAACTTGATTTATATATGAAAAATACTCCAAATACTGATAGTAATAAATAG